A stretch of DNA from Cupriavidus taiwanensis:
CCCTGGGCGGTACCGATCGCCGAGACCCGCCTGTCGGATTTCCTGGGCGCGTCGCTGCGCACGGACGTTGCGGGCGAGACCTCGTTCCTGTCCGGGCGCATCCTCGATGCGCAGGCGCGCTTCAACCTCGCCAACCTGGTGACGTGGTCCGCCACCGGCGGCCAGGGGGCACCGGTCGGGCGCGTCGCCAATATCGAACAGTCGGCGCTCGCCGCCTACGGCCGACTGCTGCGCACCGTGGGACTGAACCCGGCGCTGGCCGAGACCACTGCGCGCTACATGCTGCAGGCCGCGCAAGGCGGGCAAGCTGGCCAGGCCGGCGGCGATGCCTCGGGCCGACAGGCGCCGCGCCCGCTCGACAGCGTGCAGGGCCTGCTGGCGCTGCCCGGCTACACGCCCGAGATGGTGGCCGTGCTGGAGCCCTTCGTGATCATGCTGCCCGAGCGCACCCTGGTCAATGCCAACACCGCTGAGGCCGAGGTGCTGGCGGCGATGATCGACAAGCTGCCGCTGGAGCGCGCGCGCGAACTGGTGCGCCAGCGCGACCGCGCCTACTTCAACAACATCGGCAACCTGCAGACGCAGCTGTCCGCGCTGGCGCCGCAGGCAAGCAGCGGCAACCTGGGCAATTTGCTCGACGTGCGCTCGCATTACTTCCTGGTCTACGGACTGGTGCGGCACGAGCGCGCCAGCCGGCTGCAGGTGTCGCTGATCTACCGCGGCGAACCGCTCGGTGCGGCCAATACTACCCGCGTGGTCTGGATCCAGGACGCGGACCGGCTGCCTGACCTGCGCTGAACATGGCAAGGGGGCCTGGCGCACATATGAAAACAGCACACCGGAGCAACCGGGGAGAATGGTATTGACGTGGTTTTGTCACGCAGGCAAGGTATGCTGCGGCGCTGGCGCGAGCCTGACACCAGCCCGCTCGCCGCTGATCGGCCTCCCAGGCCGTCCGCCGGCGTCCCCGCACTCCGGCAAGCATTCCGCGCCGGGGCGTTCCCGGGCGCACCCCCATGGGCCATGCGCCTTATCGAGCCGTTCTACTGAAGCCAAAGCAAGGACACCTTGAGCACCACCCTGTACGTGCGCTTGCCGCACCGGCCGCATGACCAGCCGCAACCGTGGCAGTTCGGCGCCCTGCCCTTTGCGCTGGTGCGCACGGCGGGGGCCGATTCCGCACGGCGCGGCGTGCCCCGTGCCGCACCGGAAGTGTTGCGAGAAGGCCACGCCCGCATCGCCGACCTGCCCGCGGCGGAGCGGCTGGTGCTGATCCTGGCGGCCAGCGACGTACTGCTGACCCGCGCCAGCGTGCCGCCGCTGCCGCCCGCGCGCTTGAAGCAGGCGCTGCCCAACCTGGTCGAGGATGCCCTCGCCACCGACGCGCAGCCCTGCCACATCGGCATCGGCCCCGCCCTCGACGGCGCCCCGTCCGCGCGCGGGCCGCGCCAGCGCCTGCTGATGGTGGCGGACCGCGCCTGGCTGCGCGCGGTGCTCGATGCCTTTGCCGAGCACCGCCATCGCCGCCGCCACGTGCTGGCCGCGCAGCTGTGCGTGCCGCTGGCCGCGCCCGCAGAAGACGAGGCCGGCGCCGAGCCGACGCTGGCCCCGCCCGGCGCGGCGCCCGCGCCGGTTCAGCCGGCCACGCTGGTGGTCGAGGCCGCCGCCAGCGCACTCGCCGAAGGCGGTGCGCTCGGCGACGCGCTCGGCGAAGCCCTGCCGGACAGCGCAAGCAGCACCGCGCGCCAGTGGCAGCTGACCGTGCGCACCGGTGCGCACGCTGGCTACGGCCTGCTGCTGGGCGACGACGCCCTGGCCGCATGGCAGGCGCTGGCCCCTGAAGGCGCCTGGTATGCCGATGCCGACGCCGCGGCCATGGCGCCGGTGCCCGGCCTGCGCCAGGCCGGTCGCACCGGCTGGCGGCTGTGGATCGACGGTGCGCAGGAATGCCTGCGCGAGCCGGGGCTGGACCTGGCCCAGTTCGAATTCGCCCAGGGCCGCGCCGACCGCTGGAACCTGGTGGCATGGCGCCTGCCGCTGGCGCTGGCGGCGGGCCTGGTACTGGTCCAGCTGATCGGCATGAACACACACTGGCTGCTGCTGCGCAACGAACAGCAACGGCTCGAAGCCGCCCAGGCACAGACGCTGCGCGGCACCTTCCCGCAGACGCCGACGGTGATCGACGCCCCGCTGCAGATGCGCCGGCAGGTCGAGCAGCTGCGCATCGCCAGCGGGCGCAGCACGCCCGATGATTTCCTGCCGCTGGCCGACCGCTTCGCCCAGGCCGCGCGCCGGCTGCCGCCCGACGCGCTGCAGGCGCTCGAGTACCGCGGCCGCATGCTGGTGGTAACGCTCAAGCCCGGCACCGACACCGCCGGCCTGCGCAGCGCGGCGCGCCAGGCCGGGCTGCAGATGGAAGAGGACAAGGCCGGCAATGCCGCGGGCAGCACCGGCACCAGCGCAGGCACGCCTGTGACACCCGGCTCGCGCTGGACCATCAAGCCCGGCCTGTGACCGGCGCACGCCCGACATATGAACCCATTGAAAGATTCCACCCGCAGCCCTTCGCCCGCCGCCCGCCGCGGCGACGCCGCCACGCTGCGCACGCGCCTGGCGCGGCTGCGCCCGTCGGTGCCGCAGGCGTGGCGGGAACGCTTCGACGCCTTCTGGTCGGCACGCAACCCGCGCGAGCAGGCCATCCTGGCCGGCGGCGGCGCGGTGCTGGCGCTGGTGCTTGGCTACCTGCTGCTGTGGGAGCCGGCCGCCGACGGCCGCGCGCGGGCCGCGCGCAACCTGCCGCAGCTGCGCGCCGACCTGGCCGAGATGGAAACCCTGGCGCAGGAAGCCCGCGGCCTCAAGGCCACGCCTGCGCCGTCGCTGCGCGGCGATGCTCTGACCCAGGCGCTGCAGGAAAGCCTGGGCCAGTACGGCCTCAAAGCGACCCGGCTGGCAGCCGCCGCCGACAACAGCGTGCAAGTGCAGCTGGACAAGGTCCCGTTCGGGGCGGTCAGCACCTGGCTGCAGGACGTGCGCCAGCAGCAGCGCATGAAGGTGATCGATGCGCGCGTGGTCTATGTCGGCGCGACGGCGCTGGTGAACGTTACCGCGACCCTGCAGGGTCCGGGTGGCCGCAGCTGATGGTGCGGCTGGAAACCCTGCGCCTGCCGCGCCGCGCGCTGCGCCAGCCGGCCGCCGCGCGGCGCCTGCGCTGGCTCGGGCTCGGCCTGGCCACGGCCGCGGTGACCACGGTGGCGATGCTGCCGGCGACCTGGATCGCCACGCGCGTTGCCACGCAGACACAGGGACGCGTGTTGCTGGCCGATGCCAGCGGGTCGCTGTGGCGCGGCAGCGCCACGCTGGCGCTGTCGGCCGGCGCCGGCAGCCAGACCGCCACCGTGCTGCCCGGCCGGCTGCACTGGACGCTGGCGTTCTGGCCGCTGCTGACCGGCCAGGCGCGGCTGGTGCTGACCCATTCGCAGGCCATGGCCGCGCCGGTCGCGGTCACCGCGACGCCGGGCGGGTGGACCGCGCAGTCGGGCGCGATTCGGCTGCCCGCGTCGCTGCTCGAGGGCGTCGGCGCGCCGTTCAACACGCTGCGCCCGGACGGCCTGATGCGGTTGGACTGGTCCACGCTGCAGGGCCGGTTTTCCGGCCGGGGCATGACCGGCCATATGACGTTGCGCATCGATCAGGTATCAGCCGCGG
This window harbors:
- the gspN gene encoding type II secretion system protein N; this translates as MVRLETLRLPRRALRQPAAARRLRWLGLGLATAAVTTVAMLPATWIATRVATQTQGRVLLADASGSLWRGSATLALSAGAGSQTATVLPGRLHWTLAFWPLLTGQARLVLTHSQAMAAPVAVTATPGGWTAQSGAIRLPASLLEGVGAPFNTLRPDGLMRLDWSTLQGRFSGRGMTGHMTLRIDQVSAAVSRLRPLGSYRAEIDWTGAGGGKLRLSTVDGPLHLEGSGTLGRQARFEGTAHAEPEAATQLTSLLSLLGRRDNNVTRLRF
- a CDS encoding type II secretion system protein M — translated: MNPLKDSTRSPSPAARRGDAATLRTRLARLRPSVPQAWRERFDAFWSARNPREQAILAGGGAVLALVLGYLLLWEPAADGRARAARNLPQLRADLAEMETLAQEARGLKATPAPSLRGDALTQALQESLGQYGLKATRLAAAADNSVQVQLDKVPFGAVSTWLQDVRQQQRMKVIDARVVYVGATALVNVTATLQGPGGRS
- the gspL gene encoding type II secretion system protein GspL, which gives rise to MSTTLYVRLPHRPHDQPQPWQFGALPFALVRTAGADSARRGVPRAAPEVLREGHARIADLPAAERLVLILAASDVLLTRASVPPLPPARLKQALPNLVEDALATDAQPCHIGIGPALDGAPSARGPRQRLLMVADRAWLRAVLDAFAEHRHRRRHVLAAQLCVPLAAPAEDEAGAEPTLAPPGAAPAPVQPATLVVEAAASALAEGGALGDALGEALPDSASSTARQWQLTVRTGAHAGYGLLLGDDALAAWQALAPEGAWYADADAAAMAPVPGLRQAGRTGWRLWIDGAQECLREPGLDLAQFEFAQGRADRWNLVAWRLPLALAAGLVLVQLIGMNTHWLLLRNEQQRLEAAQAQTLRGTFPQTPTVIDAPLQMRRQVEQLRIASGRSTPDDFLPLADRFAQAARRLPPDALQALEYRGRMLVVTLKPGTDTAGLRSAARQAGLQMEEDKAGNAAGSTGTSAGTPVTPGSRWTIKPGL
- the gspK gene encoding type II secretion system minor pseudopilin GspK; translated protein: MTHARRLSHLRPLRRARGAAVVTALLMVTLAVVVVSGMLWRQQVQIRAIENQRLLAQATWIQRAAVDWARLILRDDQRRSNVDELGEPWAVPIAETRLSDFLGASLRTDVAGETSFLSGRILDAQARFNLANLVTWSATGGQGAPVGRVANIEQSALAAYGRLLRTVGLNPALAETTARYMLQAAQGGQAGQAGGDASGRQAPRPLDSVQGLLALPGYTPEMVAVLEPFVIMLPERTLVNANTAEAEVLAAMIDKLPLERARELVRQRDRAYFNNIGNLQTQLSALAPQASSGNLGNLLDVRSHYFLVYGLVRHERASRLQVSLIYRGEPLGAANTTRVVWIQDADRLPDLR